In Microbacterium foliorum, the following proteins share a genomic window:
- a CDS encoding DMT family transporter: MPRRPSRDLLVDVLLVGVAVVWGASFMAAKSLTLETGVPSAVALRFLVAAVALGVICAVRKERMPRGRGLAAAVLLGFSQAAIIGLETWGVHLTSATNAGLLISLALVLTPVLESLAARSWLPRSYFVAAVAAVVGVALLVSDGGLRMPTAGDALVVAAAVVRAFHVTASARLTRDRGDSTLAVVLVQLIVCAGTAWLVAGAELPAAVARLDGSGWANVLFLGLMCSVFAFVVQLWAVRHTSATRASILMGTEPVWALLVGVLLAGESVGAFGLLGAALIVAASYAGQAIERRHRQRALRPPVVALNSSNSQA, translated from the coding sequence ATGCCTCGACGTCCGTCTCGCGATCTGCTCGTCGACGTCCTGCTCGTCGGCGTGGCGGTGGTGTGGGGCGCGAGCTTCATGGCAGCCAAGAGCCTGACTCTCGAGACGGGCGTCCCCTCCGCGGTCGCACTCCGGTTCCTCGTCGCAGCAGTCGCTCTCGGTGTGATCTGCGCGGTGCGCAAAGAGCGGATGCCGCGTGGCCGCGGGCTGGCCGCCGCCGTCCTCCTCGGCTTCTCCCAAGCCGCCATCATCGGCCTCGAGACCTGGGGCGTCCATCTCACCTCGGCGACCAATGCCGGGCTGCTCATCAGCCTCGCGCTCGTGCTCACCCCCGTGCTCGAGAGCCTCGCCGCGCGGTCGTGGCTTCCGCGCTCGTACTTCGTCGCCGCCGTCGCGGCCGTGGTGGGGGTCGCCCTTCTCGTGTCGGACGGCGGACTGCGGATGCCGACCGCAGGGGACGCCCTCGTGGTCGCGGCGGCGGTCGTGCGCGCGTTTCACGTGACGGCGAGCGCCAGGCTCACCCGCGACCGCGGGGACAGCACGCTCGCCGTCGTCCTGGTTCAGCTCATCGTCTGTGCAGGGACAGCATGGCTGGTCGCAGGGGCGGAGCTGCCCGCGGCCGTCGCACGGCTGGACGGATCGGGGTGGGCGAACGTCCTGTTCCTCGGGCTGATGTGCTCAGTGTTCGCGTTCGTCGTTCAGCTCTGGGCGGTGCGGCACACCTCTGCGACGCGCGCGAGCATCCTCATGGGCACAGAGCCCGTCTGGGCGCTGCTCGTCGGAGTCCTGCTCGCCGGGGAGAGCGTCGGGGCCTTCGGCCTGCTCGGCGCCGCGCTCATCGTCGCCGCTTCGTACGCAGGGCAGGCGATCGAACGCCGCCACCGGCAGCGCGCGCTCAGGCCGCCGGTCGTGGCGCTGAACAGCAGCAACTCTCAGGCGTAG
- a CDS encoding dihydrolipoamide acetyltransferase family protein: MSTQNFNLPDVGEGLTEAEIVAWKVAPGDTVAINDVICEIETAKSLVELPSPHAGVVGELLAAEGATVEVGSPIITFVTDARDDAGPGVIATAEAPAPEEGGGSVLVGYGTGGGATSRRKRPAERPVRSSVGVIAKPPIRKLARDLGVDLTTVTPTGADGEVTRDDVMTHASQASVFRNIETPEWGAVREETVPAPQNAAAGLARGLSPAPAPASSQSDDRTESIPVKGVRKATSSAMVQSAYSAPHVTVWKEIDASRTMELVKRLKASPDYADIRVSPLLIMARAVIWAARRTPMVNAAWIETEGGAEIAVRHYVNLGIAAATPRGLLVPNIKDAQDLSMKDLARALNRLTLTAREGKTSPADQQGGTITITNIGVFGMDAGTPIINPGEAGIVAMGTISQKPWVVDGEVRPRWVTTVAGSFDHRVIDGDGMSRFIADVASVLEEPALLVE, translated from the coding sequence ATGAGCACGCAGAACTTCAACCTCCCCGATGTGGGAGAGGGCCTGACCGAGGCCGAGATCGTGGCGTGGAAGGTCGCGCCCGGTGACACCGTCGCCATCAACGACGTGATCTGCGAGATCGAGACCGCCAAGTCGCTCGTCGAGCTGCCCTCGCCGCACGCGGGAGTCGTCGGCGAACTGCTCGCCGCCGAGGGCGCGACGGTCGAGGTCGGCTCGCCGATCATCACGTTCGTGACGGATGCGCGGGACGACGCCGGACCCGGCGTGATCGCCACGGCCGAGGCGCCCGCGCCTGAAGAGGGCGGTGGCTCGGTGCTGGTCGGCTACGGCACGGGTGGCGGCGCCACCTCTCGTCGCAAGCGTCCGGCAGAGCGCCCCGTTCGCTCGTCGGTGGGCGTGATCGCGAAGCCGCCGATCCGCAAGCTCGCCCGCGACCTGGGCGTCGACCTCACGACCGTCACCCCCACGGGAGCCGACGGAGAGGTGACCCGCGACGACGTGATGACCCACGCCTCGCAGGCCAGCGTCTTCCGCAACATCGAGACTCCCGAGTGGGGCGCCGTGCGCGAAGAGACCGTGCCCGCGCCGCAGAATGCTGCAGCGGGCCTTGCTCGCGGGCTGTCGCCGGCCCCGGCACCCGCTTCCAGCCAGAGCGACGATCGCACCGAGTCCATCCCGGTCAAGGGAGTGCGCAAGGCCACGTCGTCGGCGATGGTGCAGAGCGCCTACTCCGCCCCGCACGTCACCGTGTGGAAGGAGATCGATGCGAGCCGCACGATGGAGCTCGTCAAGCGCCTGAAGGCGTCGCCCGACTACGCCGACATCCGCGTCTCTCCGCTGCTGATCATGGCCCGTGCCGTGATCTGGGCCGCGCGTCGCACCCCGATGGTCAACGCGGCGTGGATCGAGACCGAGGGCGGCGCCGAGATCGCCGTGCGCCACTACGTGAACCTCGGCATCGCGGCGGCGACGCCTCGCGGCCTGCTCGTGCCGAACATCAAGGACGCGCAGGACCTCAGCATGAAGGACCTCGCCCGCGCGCTGAACCGGCTGACCCTCACCGCGCGCGAGGGCAAGACGAGCCCGGCCGACCAGCAGGGCGGCACCATCACGATCACCAACATCGGTGTCTTCGGGATGGATGCCGGCACGCCGATCATCAACCCCGGCGAGGCAGGGATCGTGGCGATGGGCACGATCAGCCAGAAGCCGTGGGTCGTCGACGGTGAGGTGCGCCCCCGCTGGGTCACCACCGTGGCGGGGTCGTTCGACCACCGCGTGATCGACGGCGACGGCATGAGCCGCTTCATCGCCGACGTGGCATCCGTGCTCGAGGAGCCCGCACTGCTCGTGGAGTGA
- a CDS encoding LysR family transcriptional regulator — protein MDPTHLRLLRELRDRGSVTAVAAALGISASAVSQQLATLQSAVALPLTVRRGRVLILTAAGEALAAASTRVDEALTAARDSIGALLEAGDRPVRVSSFNSAGLALFRPLLRELDGSPAVRLADADVPHRDFPGLTADHDLVIAHRLAHDAPWPADRVVAIPLVEESLDIALPAGHRLAGRAGITLADLRDEEWVSVHAGFPLAGVLDHLAALSGAPLRIAHRINEFSVTAEVVRAGAAIAVMPRTTATPLAVDGLVLRPLSDVDLIRHVDVLARPDVLAYTAVRRVLRALQDVAVRVQRDAFPSPH, from the coding sequence ATGGATCCGACCCACCTTCGACTGCTCCGGGAGCTTCGCGACCGAGGCAGTGTGACCGCCGTCGCTGCCGCTCTCGGAATCTCGGCGTCGGCGGTCTCGCAGCAGCTCGCGACTTTGCAGTCGGCGGTGGCCCTGCCGCTTACGGTGCGCCGGGGTCGAGTCCTGATCCTGACCGCGGCGGGCGAGGCGTTGGCCGCCGCGAGCACGCGTGTCGATGAGGCGCTGACCGCGGCACGCGACTCGATCGGGGCGCTCCTCGAAGCAGGCGACCGGCCGGTGCGGGTGTCGTCGTTCAACAGCGCAGGACTCGCCCTGTTCCGGCCGCTCCTGAGAGAGCTAGACGGGAGTCCTGCCGTCCGCCTTGCCGATGCCGACGTACCGCACCGGGACTTTCCCGGGCTCACCGCCGACCACGATCTCGTCATCGCCCATCGGCTCGCGCACGACGCCCCCTGGCCCGCTGATCGAGTCGTCGCGATCCCGCTCGTCGAGGAGTCGCTCGACATCGCCCTCCCCGCAGGTCACCGTCTCGCCGGCCGAGCGGGCATCACTCTCGCCGACCTCCGCGACGAGGAGTGGGTGTCGGTGCACGCGGGATTCCCTCTCGCGGGTGTGCTCGACCACCTCGCGGCACTATCGGGGGCGCCGCTGCGGATCGCGCATCGCATCAACGAGTTCTCGGTGACGGCGGAGGTCGTGAGGGCGGGGGCGGCGATCGCCGTCATGCCCCGCACCACCGCGACGCCTCTGGCGGTGGACGGCCTCGTTCTCAGGCCGCTGTCGGATGTGGATCTGATCCGCCACGTCGACGTGCTGGCTCGGCCGGATGTGCTGGCCTACACGGCGGTCAGGCGTGTGCTCCGAGCCCTGCAGGATGTCGCCGTTCGCGTGCAACGCGACGCGTTCCCCTCACCTCATTGA
- a CDS encoding aldo/keto reductase, which yields MKIEPTAITLGTSGLGRHSEPGSAEERAAVEVAIDLLTSRHGFVDTSNNYSAGRSEAVLGIALRELGLDGSRVISKVDQDPETGVFDRDRVLRSFEETTARLGVDRLPLLHLHDPYSVSFEDSISIGGAVQGLIELRSAGVVDAIGVAAAPVPLMAKYVETGVFDAVLIHNRFTLVDHSAEPVFADAKARGMAVFNAAPFGSGLLVKGPHPGAQYAYRPAGEELLAWTERLQRVCADHGTSMAAAALHYSLRSPLVDSTVVGVSSPHRREQLDELEQTEVPDGLWDAVASLGPAPSPVDDSDYA from the coding sequence ATGAAGATCGAACCGACCGCCATCACCCTCGGAACCTCCGGCCTCGGCCGGCATTCGGAGCCGGGGTCCGCCGAGGAGAGAGCGGCCGTCGAGGTCGCGATCGACCTGCTCACGAGCCGACACGGGTTCGTGGACACCTCGAACAACTACTCCGCGGGTCGCTCCGAGGCAGTGCTCGGAATCGCGCTGCGCGAACTCGGGTTGGACGGTTCGCGGGTCATCTCGAAGGTGGATCAGGACCCTGAGACCGGAGTGTTCGACCGCGACCGCGTCCTCCGCTCGTTCGAGGAGACGACCGCCCGGCTCGGGGTCGACCGGCTTCCGCTGCTGCACCTGCACGACCCGTACTCGGTGTCGTTCGAGGACTCGATCTCGATCGGCGGTGCGGTGCAGGGGCTCATCGAACTCCGCAGCGCCGGCGTGGTGGACGCGATCGGCGTGGCGGCCGCTCCGGTGCCGCTGATGGCGAAGTACGTCGAGACGGGGGTGTTCGACGCCGTGCTGATCCACAACCGATTCACGCTGGTGGATCACTCGGCTGAGCCTGTCTTCGCCGACGCCAAGGCGCGCGGCATGGCCGTGTTCAACGCCGCGCCGTTCGGTTCGGGACTGCTCGTCAAGGGCCCGCATCCCGGTGCGCAGTATGCGTATCGGCCCGCCGGCGAGGAGCTGCTGGCGTGGACCGAGCGGTTGCAGCGCGTCTGCGCCGACCATGGAACGTCGATGGCTGCCGCAGCGCTGCACTACTCGCTGCGGTCCCCGCTGGTCGACTCCACTGTCGTCGGGGTGTCGTCACCGCATCGCCGTGAACAGCTCGACGAGCTGGAGCAGACGGAGGTCCCGGACGGGCTGTGGGACGCCGTCGCGAGCCTGGGTCCGGCGCCTTCCCCGGTGGACGACAGCGACTACGCCTGA
- a CDS encoding carbohydrate ABC transporter permease, which produces MSTQTLTTIPTSGKKPRVRMERVNWSGTIILILCAVTVLLPLYVTISMAFKTTGQAVDGNAFSLPAPFSIDGFVEAWNLTKFPVGAGISLLVTAGTVIATIVLAAFASYAIVRNWDHRLFRYSFFYLLAAMFIPFPVVALPQIQLTGWVGLDNPFGVIILATMFQLSFSVLLFTAFLRSIPIELEESARIDGASTWQTFWQLIFPLLAPMSATVGIFAFLYAWNDFMMPSLIISDPAMQTLPVRQNLFQTQFSNNYNVSFASYLMAMAPAILAYLFTQRFVMEGVTQGAVKG; this is translated from the coding sequence ATGTCGACGCAGACACTCACCACCATCCCCACCTCGGGCAAGAAGCCGCGCGTCCGCATGGAGCGCGTCAACTGGTCGGGCACGATCATCCTGATCCTGTGCGCGGTCACGGTTCTGCTGCCGCTGTACGTCACGATCTCGATGGCGTTCAAGACCACGGGCCAGGCGGTCGACGGCAACGCCTTCTCGCTGCCGGCGCCGTTCAGCATCGACGGGTTCGTCGAGGCGTGGAACCTGACGAAGTTCCCGGTCGGGGCCGGCATCTCGCTGCTGGTCACGGCGGGAACGGTCATCGCGACCATCGTGCTCGCCGCCTTCGCGTCGTATGCGATCGTGCGCAACTGGGACCACCGCCTGTTCCGCTACTCGTTCTTCTACCTGCTGGCCGCGATGTTCATCCCCTTCCCGGTCGTGGCGCTGCCGCAGATCCAGCTGACCGGCTGGGTCGGACTCGACAACCCGTTCGGGGTGATCATCCTCGCGACGATGTTCCAGTTGAGCTTCAGCGTGCTGCTGTTCACGGCGTTCCTGCGGTCGATCCCGATCGAACTCGAGGAGAGCGCCCGCATCGACGGTGCGAGCACGTGGCAGACGTTCTGGCAGCTGATCTTCCCGCTGCTCGCACCGATGAGCGCGACGGTCGGCATCTTCGCCTTCCTCTACGCGTGGAACGACTTCATGATGCCGTCGCTGATCATCTCGGACCCGGCCATGCAGACCCTCCCGGTGCGGCAGAACCTCTTCCAGACCCAGTTCAGCAACAACTACAACGTGTCGTTCGCCTCGTACCTGATGGCGATGGCCCCGGCGATCCTGGCGTACCTGTTCACGCAGCGCTTCGTCATGGAGGGCGTGACGCAGGGCGCCGTCAAGGGCTGA
- a CDS encoding 2'-5' RNA ligase family protein gives MREPELPHSPTAIELLFDPAAETAIRAEWEALAAHGMSSLARHTSASNSPHITLVARIGLPKVDPRVLVDIPSFPITLGAPLLFGSGERRVLARSIVPSAELIGLRETILTAIGPGDDAPHTAPGEWMPHVALARRLRIADLAAALELIGGDVHGHAHSVRHWDPATAVITTLAEMRQA, from the coding sequence GTGCGCGAACCAGAGCTGCCGCACTCCCCCACTGCGATCGAACTGCTCTTCGACCCGGCGGCCGAGACCGCGATCCGGGCCGAATGGGAGGCTCTCGCCGCACACGGCATGTCGAGCCTCGCGAGGCACACGTCGGCGAGCAACAGCCCTCACATCACGCTGGTCGCTCGCATTGGGCTGCCGAAGGTGGACCCGCGCGTCCTGGTAGACATACCGTCGTTCCCGATCACGCTGGGCGCTCCCCTGCTCTTCGGCAGCGGCGAGCGCCGCGTGCTGGCCCGCAGCATCGTTCCGAGTGCGGAGCTCATCGGCCTCCGCGAGACGATCCTGACCGCGATCGGGCCGGGCGACGATGCCCCGCACACCGCACCGGGCGAGTGGATGCCGCACGTCGCCCTCGCCCGCCGGCTGCGCATCGCCGACCTTGCGGCAGCGCTCGAGCTGATCGGCGGCGACGTCCACGGTCACGCCCACAGCGTGCGGCACTGGGACCCCGCCACCGCGGTGATCACGACTCTCGCGGAGATGCGGCAGGCATAG
- a CDS encoding ABC transporter substrate-binding protein, producing the protein MSLKPPRPARLVAGAAALALVGAALTGCSTAGGTETIRFTFSKREAIEFMTERVAEYNASQDKVRVEIDTSGVDVVSASFVRGNPPDIMLANYNYEIARFVQRCALTDLSGAEAASTIRDDLQPLMEQYGSCEGRTSALPYSVMGASVIYNKEIFEQQGLEVPQTWDELIAVCDQLKEAGIDPFYATFKDDWTVAQGWYDYTAGGSVDVIDFFDTLAQEGTEVGPDSEASFEKDFAEPMDRMMTLVNEYTNADAASRAYGDGNLAFGKGEAAMYLQGPWAFSEIEKTAPDLALGTFPLPMTDDPADLGVRVNMDLAAMIPEGSQHQEAARDFLEYLFLPENIEEYNASQLGFTPTNDAPAPDDPRVEGMVEYYDNGQIYQGPSVLVPRTLPVFNYAQAMVLGASTTSTLRTMDADWARIAFRAPIPSTQDNASGEDSASGETEESTP; encoded by the coding sequence GTGTCTCTCAAACCACCACGCCCGGCCCGGCTCGTCGCCGGAGCCGCCGCGCTCGCCCTGGTCGGCGCCGCCCTGACCGGGTGCTCGACCGCCGGCGGAACCGAGACCATCCGCTTCACCTTCAGCAAACGCGAGGCGATCGAGTTCATGACCGAACGCGTCGCCGAGTACAACGCCTCGCAAGACAAGGTGCGCGTCGAGATCGACACGTCCGGTGTCGATGTCGTCTCGGCCAGCTTCGTGCGGGGCAACCCGCCCGACATCATGCTCGCCAACTACAACTACGAGATCGCCCGATTCGTGCAGCGCTGCGCGCTAACCGATCTCTCCGGCGCCGAGGCCGCCTCGACGATCCGCGACGACCTGCAGCCTCTCATGGAGCAGTACGGGTCGTGCGAGGGGCGCACGAGCGCGCTGCCGTACTCCGTGATGGGCGCCTCGGTGATCTACAACAAGGAGATCTTCGAGCAGCAGGGTCTCGAGGTTCCGCAGACCTGGGACGAGCTGATCGCCGTGTGCGACCAGCTGAAAGAGGCGGGGATCGACCCGTTCTACGCCACCTTCAAGGACGACTGGACGGTCGCGCAGGGCTGGTACGACTACACCGCCGGCGGCTCGGTCGATGTGATCGACTTCTTCGACACGCTCGCGCAGGAGGGCACCGAAGTGGGACCGGATTCGGAGGCCTCGTTCGAGAAGGACTTCGCAGAGCCCATGGACCGCATGATGACGCTCGTGAACGAGTACACGAATGCGGATGCTGCGAGCCGTGCGTACGGCGACGGCAACCTCGCGTTCGGCAAGGGCGAGGCGGCGATGTACCTGCAGGGGCCGTGGGCGTTCAGCGAGATCGAGAAGACCGCTCCGGATCTCGCTCTCGGCACCTTCCCGCTGCCGATGACCGACGACCCCGCCGACCTCGGCGTACGCGTCAACATGGACCTCGCCGCGATGATCCCCGAGGGGTCGCAGCACCAGGAGGCCGCACGCGACTTCCTCGAGTACCTGTTCCTGCCCGAGAACATCGAGGAGTACAACGCCTCGCAGCTCGGCTTCACGCCGACGAACGATGCTCCGGCCCCCGATGACCCTCGGGTCGAGGGAATGGTCGAGTACTACGACAACGGCCAGATCTATCAGGGACCCTCGGTTCTCGTGCCCAGGACCCTTCCGGTCTTCAACTACGCGCAGGCGATGGTGCTCGGCGCGTCCACGACCTCCACGCTGCGCACCATGGATGCCGACTGGGCCAGGATCGCGTTCCGCGCTCCCATCCCGTCGACCCAGGACAACGCATCCGGTGAGGACTCAGCATCCGGCGAGACAGAGGAGTCCACGCCATGA
- a CDS encoding alpha-ketoacid dehydrogenase subunit beta: MPLSKALNSGLRRAMEDDSKVLLMGEDIGKLGGVFRVTEHLQRDFGDKRVLDTPLAESGIVGTAIGLAMTGFRPVIEIQFDGFVFPAFDQITTQLAKLTNRHEGKLSLPIVIRIPYGGHIGAVEHHQESPEAYFAHTPGLRVVSPSTPNDAYWMIQEAIASNDPVIFMEPKSRYWQKGEVELDASAAPLHSSRVVRTGSDVTLVGHGAMVTTLLQAAALAEAEGTSCEVVDVRSLSPVDYEPILSSVRKTGRMVYAQEAQGFVSIGSEIAATVMERAFYALEAPVLRVSGYDTPFPPAKLEGTYLPDADRILEAVDRSLAY, translated from the coding sequence ATGCCCCTCAGCAAGGCGCTCAACTCGGGCCTGCGCCGGGCGATGGAGGACGACTCCAAGGTCCTGCTCATGGGCGAGGACATCGGCAAGCTCGGCGGCGTCTTCCGCGTCACCGAGCATCTGCAGCGCGACTTCGGCGACAAGCGTGTGCTCGACACACCCCTCGCCGAGTCGGGGATCGTCGGCACAGCGATCGGGCTCGCGATGACCGGGTTCCGCCCTGTGATCGAGATCCAGTTCGACGGCTTCGTGTTCCCCGCGTTCGACCAGATCACGACGCAGCTCGCCAAACTCACCAACCGGCACGAGGGCAAGTTGAGCCTGCCGATCGTGATCCGCATCCCGTACGGCGGACACATCGGTGCCGTCGAGCACCACCAGGAGAGCCCCGAGGCGTACTTCGCGCACACCCCGGGGCTGCGGGTGGTGTCGCCGTCGACCCCGAACGACGCGTACTGGATGATCCAGGAGGCCATCGCGTCGAACGACCCGGTGATCTTCATGGAGCCCAAGAGCCGCTACTGGCAGAAGGGCGAGGTCGAGCTCGACGCGTCGGCTGCTCCGCTGCACTCGTCTCGCGTCGTGCGCACCGGGTCCGACGTGACGCTCGTCGGACACGGCGCCATGGTCACGACACTGCTGCAGGCGGCGGCGCTCGCCGAGGCCGAGGGCACCAGCTGCGAGGTCGTCGATGTGCGTTCGCTGTCGCCGGTCGACTACGAGCCGATCCTGAGTTCGGTGCGCAAGACCGGACGCATGGTCTACGCGCAGGAGGCGCAGGGGTTCGTCAGCATCGGCAGCGAGATCGCAGCGACCGTCATGGAGCGCGCGTTCTATGCACTCGAGGCGCCGGTGCTGCGGGTCTCGGGGTACGACACCCCGTTCCCGCCCGCGAAGCTCGAGGGCACCTACCTTCCGGATGCGGACCGCATCCTCGAGGCCGTCGACCGCTCCCTCGCCTACTGA
- a CDS encoding carbohydrate ABC transporter permease, with protein MTNTALPGPAAPNPAASNITKPNSPTTDTTAIVTGGTRKLARRKGRVEPIYYLFLLPTLVIFTLAITVPGIMGIFFSFTDSIGIGEWSFNGLTNYIAMFSDPAILQSYLFTFGFSIATVIVVNVVAFMLAVGLTSRIRFKTGLRTIFVIPMVISGIIIAYVFNFLFSNSIPAAGAATGIPWLSTSLLANPDLAWVAIVIVTAWQAVPGTLLIYIAGLLSVPGEVYEAASIDGANKRQQLFRITLPLVAGYVVINVILGFKGFLNAYDIIVGLTNGGPGTATRSVAMTIIAGFNGGDYAYQMANATIFFIVAVLISLLQLSLTRGRNAL; from the coding sequence ATGACGAACACCGCTCTGCCGGGCCCGGCAGCTCCGAACCCCGCGGCATCGAACATCACGAAGCCCAACAGCCCGACGACCGACACCACGGCGATCGTCACGGGCGGCACCCGCAAGCTCGCCCGTCGCAAGGGACGCGTCGAGCCGATCTACTACCTGTTCCTGCTGCCGACCCTCGTGATCTTCACGCTCGCGATCACGGTGCCCGGCATCATGGGCATCTTCTTCAGCTTCACCGACTCCATCGGCATCGGCGAGTGGAGCTTCAACGGGCTGACGAACTACATCGCGATGTTCAGCGACCCGGCCATCCTGCAGAGCTACCTGTTCACGTTCGGCTTCTCGATCGCCACAGTGATCGTCGTCAACGTGGTCGCCTTCATGCTCGCGGTGGGGCTGACCTCCCGCATCCGCTTCAAGACGGGGCTGCGCACGATCTTCGTGATCCCGATGGTGATCTCGGGCATCATCATCGCCTACGTCTTCAACTTCCTCTTCTCGAACTCCATCCCGGCCGCGGGCGCCGCCACCGGCATCCCGTGGCTCTCGACCAGCCTCCTCGCGAACCCCGATCTCGCGTGGGTCGCGATCGTGATCGTGACCGCGTGGCAGGCGGTTCCCGGCACGCTGCTCATCTACATCGCAGGGCTCCTCTCGGTGCCCGGCGAGGTCTACGAGGCGGCGAGCATCGACGGCGCGAACAAGAGGCAGCAGCTGTTCCGCATCACGCTGCCGCTGGTGGCCGGATACGTGGTGATCAACGTGATCCTGGGCTTCAAGGGCTTCCTCAACGCCTACGACATCATCGTCGGACTCACCAACGGCGGGCCCGGCACTGCCACCCGCAGCGTCGCGATGACGATCATCGCGGGCTTCAACGGCGGCGACTACGCCTATCAGATGGCCAATGCGACGATCTTCTTCATCGTCGCCGTGCTCATCTCCCTGCTTCAGCTCTCGCTGACCCGCGGAAGGAACGCACTCTGA
- a CDS encoding ROK family protein yields the protein MTEVSAGLGTGRASVGAILDFAWTAGEFTATEAMATTSLTRSTAIDGIDTLVDAGVLRELPNARVAGSYRAGRPARRFVLASDLGVVIGVDAGDTHLAVTIADPLENTLVHHRTDLDPTQSAAARRATILEQMQLAIAEADVTRESILAICVGVAAPVNRAGISPPHPEGFWERTNPGLAEALDDWAPVVEIKNDAQLAAIAEGSAGAAIGCRDYVALLASERFGGGVVVDGHVLHGAHGGVGEGVVFDHIVGVGSAFGLRYALQDEVRDAVRSGEIDSDSAIGRLAGADRIDPRTVLTAAAAGDVDALLATSRVGATLARVVGVLGSMYDPARVIVCGGVAESIAPVLTAAREVLPTQLHLPAPEILASTLGAEVVSIGAVATARRAAREVAVPLLAERRLSAVG from the coding sequence GTGACAGAAGTCTCTGCAGGTCTCGGCACCGGACGAGCCAGTGTCGGCGCGATCCTCGACTTCGCCTGGACCGCCGGTGAGTTCACCGCTACCGAGGCGATGGCGACCACCTCACTGACCCGCTCGACCGCGATCGACGGGATCGACACACTCGTCGACGCCGGCGTGCTGCGCGAGCTTCCCAACGCCCGCGTCGCCGGAAGCTACCGTGCGGGGCGCCCCGCTCGCCGCTTCGTGCTGGCATCCGATCTCGGCGTGGTGATCGGAGTGGATGCCGGAGACACCCACCTCGCGGTCACGATCGCCGACCCGCTCGAGAACACGCTCGTGCACCATCGCACCGACCTCGATCCGACGCAGTCCGCAGCCGCCCGTCGCGCGACGATCCTCGAGCAGATGCAGCTCGCGATCGCCGAAGCAGACGTCACACGTGAATCGATCCTCGCGATCTGCGTCGGAGTGGCCGCGCCCGTGAATCGCGCGGGCATCTCACCTCCGCACCCGGAGGGCTTCTGGGAGCGCACCAACCCGGGCCTCGCCGAGGCGCTCGACGACTGGGCGCCCGTCGTCGAGATCAAGAACGACGCACAGCTCGCCGCGATCGCCGAGGGCTCAGCCGGAGCGGCGATCGGATGCCGCGACTACGTCGCCCTGCTCGCGAGCGAGCGCTTCGGCGGTGGCGTCGTCGTCGACGGCCACGTGCTGCACGGTGCACACGGTGGCGTCGGTGAGGGCGTCGTGTTCGACCACATCGTCGGGGTCGGCTCGGCCTTCGGTCTGCGCTACGCACTGCAGGACGAGGTGCGCGATGCGGTGCGGAGCGGCGAGATCGACTCGGACTCGGCGATCGGACGGCTCGCGGGCGCAGACCGCATCGACCCGCGCACTGTGCTGACCGCCGCAGCCGCAGGCGATGTCGACGCACTGCTCGCGACTTCTCGCGTCGGCGCGACCCTCGCCCGTGTCGTGGGCGTGCTGGGCAGCATGTACGACCCCGCGCGCGTGATCGTCTGCGGCGGGGTCGCCGAGAGCATCGCACCGGTACTGACAGCTGCGCGCGAAGTGCTGCCGACGCAGCTGCACCTCCCGGCACCCGAGATCCTCGCCTCGACGCTCGGCGCCGAGGTGGTGTCGATCGGCGCCGTCGCGACGGCCCGCCGTGCCGCCCGCGAGGTGGCCGTGCCGCTGCTGGCGGAACGGCGCCTCAGCGCGGTCGGCTGA